A segment of the Collimonas fungivorans genome:
CTTCCAGCAGGTTGAGCGCCTCGATAGAAGCGCCGACGATCGCCGGCATCAGGGTGTTCGAAAACAGGTAGGGCCGGGAGCGTTGCCGCAGCAGGTCGATCACCTCGCGCCGGCCCGCAGTGAAGCCACCGCTGGCCCCGCCCAGGGCTTTGCCAAGGGTGCCGGTAATGACGTCGACCTTGCCGAAGATGCCGCGCGCTTCATGCGTACCGCGTCCGCGTGCACCCATGAAGCCGGTGGCGTGGCAGTCGTCGACGCCGAGCAAGGCGCCGTATTGGTCGCACAGCTGGCGGATCACATCAAGCTGCGCCACGGTGCCGTCCATCGAAAACACGCCGTCGGTAAACACCATGGAAAAACGGGCGTTGTCGGCCTTGGCCTGTTTCAGGCAGCGCTCCAGGTCTTCCATGTCGTTGTGGGCGTAACGATAGCGTTTCGCCTTGCACAGGCGGACGCCGTCGATGATAGAAGCGTGGTTGAGCGCATCGCTGATGATCGCGTCCTGCTCGCCCAGCAAGGGCTCGAACAAGCCGCCGTTGGCGTCGAACGCCGCGGCGTACAGGATGCAGTCCTCGGTGCCCAGGAACGTCGCCAGGCGCTGTTCCAGTTCGCGATGGATATCTTGCGTGCCGCAGATGAAACGTACCGAGCTCAGGCCGAAACCATGGCTGTCCAGGGCCGCGTGGGCGGCCTTGATCAAGGCCGGGTGCGAAGACAATCCGAGGTAATTGTTGGCGCACAGGTTGATCAATTCACCGCTGGCGGTATTGATCTTGCCGCCCTGCGGGCCAAGGATCAGGCGCTCGCTTTTCAGCAGGCCGGCGGCCTCGATCCCGGCCAGCTCGTCGCGCAAGTGGCCATAGAAGCCGGCAGCGCCTGCCTGGGTAGTGATGTCTTGTGTCATTGTCTGCCTCGATCTTATATAATATATTGCTTCAATTCGATATATCGAACAAGAATTCCACGATAATGCACAAAAACGAGGTTGTCAACCAGATGAGCAGCAATTCAGGAAAAAATTTGGAGGATGCACCGCCCAAGGTCGGCGATACCTTGGTCAAGCTGCGCCAGGCCGACGGGCTGTCGCTGGATGCCTTATCGAAACGCGCCGGCGTCTCCAAGTCCATGCTATCGCAAATCGAGCGTAACCAGGCCAATCCCACGGTTGCCGTGGTGTGGCGCCTGGCCAACGCCCTCGGCGTGCCGATCTCGCTGCTGGTGGACGGCAACCAGCCGGTCGCGGCCTCGATTGAAACCTTGCCCAGCCACGCCACGCCTTCGCTGCGCTCGCGCGACGGCCATTGCGTGCTGCGCATCCTGGGGCCGATCGAACTGGCCGGTCAGTTCGAATGGTACGAACTGTCGGTCGAACCCGGCGGCTGCCTCGACTCGGAGGCGCACGAACCGGCTTCGCGCGAACACCTGACGGTCTTGTCCGGCATGCTGGAAGTCCAGAGCGGCAGCAACATCACCAAGATCAAGGTCGGCGAAACGGCGCGCTATGCGGCGGACCGCCCGCACTACATCAAGAATGTCGGCAAGAATGCTGCCAGCGCGCTGCTGGTGGTGATCCATAACGGCGGCCAGTAGCAGGCAAATAAGCAGTCCCGCCCGCACAATAAAAAAGGCTGGAAGACATGATTGTCTTCCAGCCTTTTTGACTTTACAGCCGCTTGCTCCGGCTGTTAGTGGGTTACCCGGGTAACGCCGCCTGAAGACAGCAAACGCACGCGGTCGCCAACGTTGAAACGCTCGTCGGCATCCTGGGTAATAGCACGCAATTCGCCGTTGCTCAGGCGCACGGTGATTTCCAGGCCTGGACGCTGATTCAGGTTGTTTTCCACCTGGTTGCCGGCAATCCCGCCGAGCACCGCGCCGACCACGCCGGCTGCAATCGATCCGTTGCCTTTGCCGATCAGCGAACCGGCGCCTACCGCGCCAAGCGCGCCGCCAGCCAAGGTGCCGGCGCCGCCGCCGGTGTTCTTGTCGATAGTGACCGGACGCACCGAATCAACCACCGCCATGCGCACCGATTGCTCGCCCTGGGCTTGGTGGCTGGTATATACATTTGCCGAATTCGGCGTTACAGCGCAACCGCTCAAGGCCACCAGGGCCGCGACTACGATCAGGTTCTTCATTCTTGATAACTCCATCATAAATTGCTCTTACACAAAAATTGCCGCATGACCCGCGAAGCGCACCGACAGAGGGGTTGCCCGGGTACGGCGCCGTTACTTGCAGCGTTGGACAGTGAATCAGTGGATCAGGTTTTCGCCAATTCTGCTCATTTTATCAATTTTTCACAGGCAACTGGGATTTTGCAAAAAAACCATGGTTTTCCGCCCTCGCCGCCAGCCTATCGGCAACCTCAGCGGCCGCCGGCGACATCGATGAATGCGCCGGTCGAATAAGACGCCTCGTCGGACACCAGCCACATGATCGCGCGCGCCACTTCGTCGGCGCTGCCGCCGCGCCGCATCGGCACCGTATCCTTGACCCGGTCGACCCGGCCCGGTTCGCCGCCGCTGGCGTGAATGTCGGTGTAGATCACGCCCGGCCGCACCGCGTTGACGCGGATGCCCTGGCCGGCGACTTCCTTCGCCAGGCCGACCGTCATGGCGTCGATCGCTCCCTTGGAGGCGGCGTAATCGACATATTCGCCCGGACCGCCGAGCTTGGCCGCCATCGACGACAGGTTGACGATGGAGCCGCCTTGGCCGCCGAGGCTGGTAGACATGCGCCGCACCGCTTCGCGGGCGCACAGGAAGCTGCCGACGATGTTGGTGCTGAACACGCGCTGCAAACGCGCCACGTCCATCTCTTCCACCCGCATCTGCCGCTCCAGGATTCCGGCGTTGTTGACCAGGGCGGTCAGCTTGCCGAGTTGCGCATCGACGGTCTGGAACAGGTTCAAGACATCGGCCTCGACGGCAACATCCCCGGCAACCGCCAAGGCTTCGCCGCCGGCTTTGCGGATGGTTTCGACCACCTGCTCGGCGGCGCTGCGGTTATGCACATAATTGACGCATACGGCGTAGCCGCGGGCGGCCGCCAGGTGCGCCGTGGCGGCGCCGATGCCGCGGCTGGCGCCGGTAATCACGATCACTTGTTTCGACATGCTGCCCTCATTCGTATTTGCGGGCATCCTCGATGACTTTGCCGTCATTCGGCAGGCTGCCCGGCGCGACAAATAAAACTTCGCCGCGCAGTTTGGTTATCTCGCGCAGGCTGTCCGCAATCTGTTCCGCGGCCGAGACCGGCGCATCCTGCACCTCGCAATGCAGCGTCATGACATCGTTTGCCATGGCGCCGCTGACCACCAGGCGCGCTTTCAGGACCTGCGGATGGCGCTTCAGCAGCTCGGCCAGCTGCGACGGATGGACGAACATGCCGCGCACCTTGGTCACCTGGTCGGCGCGTCCCATCCAGCCCTTGATGCGGGTATTGGTGCGGCCGCATGGCGAGACGCCTTCCAGCACCGCGGACAAGTCCCCGGTGGCGAACCGTATCAGAGGATAATCGGGGTTGAAAGAAGTCAGCACCACCTCGCCCACTTCGCCGGCGGCAACCGGGTCGCCGCTGCCGGGCCGCACGATTTCCAGGATCAGGTCCTCATCCAGGATCATACCCGGATTGAGGCGGCCGTTGCTGAGCGACTCGTAAGCGATATTGCCGACGTCGGCCGAGGCATACAATTGCAGCACATGCGGCACGCCGTTATCGTGGAACCACTGGCGCAACGATGGCGGCAAGGCTTCGGCGCTGAGCAGCGCCCGTTGCACGGTGCCGATGTCGGCGCCCATCTCGCGCGCCTTTTCGATGATGATCTTGAGGAAAGACGGCGTACCGACGTAGGCATCCGGCCGCAAGGCCGACATCGCCTGGACCTGCAGCTCGGTCTGGCCGATGCCGGCCGGGATCACGGCGCAGCCCAGCTTGCTGGCCGCGCCTTCAACCATGAAGGCGGCCGGCGTGAAATGGTAGGCAAAACAATTCTGTATCAGGTCGCCGGCGCGCAGCCCCAGGGCGCGCATCGGCCGCGCAAAACGCCACCAGTCCTGGCCGTATCCCTCGGGATCGAAAATCGCTCCGGGCGAAACATATAAACGGCGCAACTGACGGTGCGGCGTGGTGTTCAGGCCGCCGAACGGCGGCTGCTGCGCCTGCAGTTCATGCAAATCGGATTTGCGCGTAAGCGGCAATTGCGCCAGCGCGGCACGGTCGCGGATATCGCCGGCGGCTACGCCGTGCAGGATACGGGCCCAGCCGGTTGCAGCCTGCGCCCGCGCGATCAATTGCGGCAAACCGCTCATCAGATCCGCTTCGCGCTGCAATGGATGGCGTTGTTCAAGAAAATCGAGAGTGTCAGACATGGCGGACCTGTGTGCGTTGACGGAAAAACGGCGTAGCGATCAAGTCAGGCCAGCCAGCGCTTGCGGCGTCGATAGAACTTCATGTCGCGGAAATTCTTGCGTCCAGCGCCCGATACTCCCAGGTAGAACTCTTTCACATCCTCGTTGCTGGCCAGCTCGCTGGCGGCGCCTTCCATCACTACCCGGCCGTTTTCCAGGATGTAGCCGAAATCGGCGTAGCGCAGCGCCACCATGGTGTTTTGTTCTGCCAGCAGGAAAGACACGTTTTCCCTGCGGTTCAGGTCCTTGACGATCTCGAAGATCTCCTCCACCACCTGCGGCGCCAGCCCCATCGACGGCTCATCCAGCAGGATCATCGACGGCTTGGCCATCATCGCCCGGCCGATCGCCGTCATCTGCTGCTCGCCGCCGGAGGTATAACCTGACTGCGATTTACGCCGTTCTTTCAGGCGCGGGAAATAATCGTAGATCCGTTCCAGGTCGCGTTTGACCTGGATATTGCTGACCTGGCGCGTATAAGCGCCGGTCAGGAGATTCTCTTCCACCGTCAGATGGCCGAAACAATGGCGCCCTTCCATCACCTGGATCACACCGCGCCTGACCAGGTCGTTCGGCGTCAGGCGGTCGACCCGCTCGCCCTTGTATTCGATGCTGCCTTTGGTGACGTCGCCGCGCTCCGCCGACAGCAGGTTGGAGATCGCTTTCAGCGTCGTGCTTTTGCCGGCGCCGTTGGCTCCAAGCAAAGCAACGATCTTCCCTTCCGGCACCGCCAGCGACACCCCTTTCAGCACCAGGATGACGTGGTCGTAGATCACTTCGATATTGTTGATGTTGAGTGCGGTACCCATGCGTTCCTCGGCTATGCAGTAAAAAACGCCGGCGTCCGTACGGGCGCCGGCGCCGGGACTACTTCATGCAGGCGGGCGTGATGCCTTTTTCTTTTGCGTACTTCGCAGCGGAAGCCTTGAACAGCGGATGGATCAGGTTCTTGTTGCCTTCGATCCAGTCGGATACCAGGACCCACTTGCCGCCGTCCCATTGCTGGATCTTGATCTTGCCCGAACCCTCATGGTTGTCGCAGGACGTCTTGATTTCGGGCAGCAAGCCGGAAGCACCCAGCTGCTGCAGGCGCGCGTTGGTGATGTTGAGGTTTTCCAGCCCCCAGCGTACATCCTCGCCGCTCATCAACTTGCCCTTGCCGTACTTGGCCTGGGCGGTGCGTATCGCTTCCACCGTCGCCAGCGCAGCCGACACACCGCGGTTGTACAGGATCGAACCGATCTTGGCCTTGTCCTGCATGTTGCCCTTGCCGGCGCCGTACACCACCTTCTCGATATCGGCGATCAGCGGCACGCTCTTGCCGGAAACGTTCCAGGTGGCGCTCAGGTAACCCTTGGCGGCATCGCCTGCCGGCACCGTGTCTTCTTCAGAGCCGGCCCACCAGGAGCCGATGATCTTGTCGCGGGCGAATCCGACTTTCTGCGCCGCCTTCAAGGCGGTCTGGTTCATCACGCCCCAACCCCAGAAAATGACGTAGTCCGGGTTTTCCTGGCGGATTTTCAGCCACTGCGCACCCTGCTCGTTGCCGGGATGGGCCACCGGAATCTGCACCAGCTTGAACTTGCCCAATGTCGCCTCGGCTTCCAGCGCTACTATCGGTTCCTTGCCGTAGGCCGAATCGTGGTACAGGAACACGATCTTCTTGCCGGCCAGCGAACCGTTATTCTTGCTCGCCAGGTATTTGACGATTGCCGACACCTGCATCTGGTAGGTCGTCACCAGCGGAAAGGCATACGGGAACACCGAGCCGTCCACCGCATCGGTACGGCCGTAGCCGACCATCAGCAGCGGCACCTTGTCTTCCGCCGTCTTGTCGATCAGCGCATAGGCGATGCCGGTCGCCATGGCGTTGATGGCGGTGCCCTTGGTGACCGGGTTCTTGCCTTTCAGGCGTTCATAACACTCGACACCCTTGGCGTTGTTGTATTCGGTTTCGCATTCTTCCCAGGACAGCTTGACGCCGTTGATGCCGCCTTCCTTCAGGTTGACGTAGCTCAGGTAGTCGATGTAGCCGCCGTAATACGACTGGCCATTGGTGCCATAAGGACCGACCCGATAGCTGGGAATCGCGATGAATTGGTCGCTCGCCTGCGCCATTGCCGGCAAGGCCGGCGCCAGCAGGCTGGCCGCGGCCGCCATGGCAAGCATGATCCGTTTGAGGTTTTTCATTATCTTGTCTCCTTTATTGTGCTAATTACCGTGCTAATCATTGGGACTGAGTGACTGCAAAAAACTGCCGCATCGGTCAATGCGGGAATGGCCACAGGCGCAGTTTTTCCTTGGTGATCTGCCACAGGCGCGCCAGCCCGTGCGGTTCTACAATCAGGAAGAAAATGATCAGGGCGCCGAACAGCATCATCTGGATATGCGACACCGTGGCGTTGGTGAACGGCAGGTGCAGCCAGGTCGCCAGCGGCGGCAAGACGTTGTCCAGGAAAATCGGCAGCAGCAGGATGAAGGCCGAACCGAGGAAAGCGCCAAGGATGCTGCCGACGCCGCCGACGATGATCATGAACAGGATGCGGAACGACAAATCCAGCGAAAAGCCGTCCGGCTCCACCGATCCCAGGTAACAGAAAGCGTACAAGGCGCCGGCGACGCCGCAGAAAAACGAGCTGACGGCAAACGCCAGCAGCTTGGTCTGCATCAGGCGGATGCCGATCACTTCGGCCGCCACGTCCATGTCGCGCACCGCCATCCATGCGCGGCCGGTGGAAGAGCGCACCAGGTTTTTCGCCAGCAGCGCCATGACGCAGACAATCGCCAGCACAAACAGGTATTTCCTGACCGGGCTGTTGATGGCGATGCCGAACAGGTCGATCTTTTGCGCACTGATCACGCCGGAAGAACTGTCGTTGGAAAACCAGGGAAATTTGGTCAGCACCCAGATCACGAAAAATTGCGCGGCCAGCGTCGCCACTGCCAGGTAAAAACCCTTGATCCGCAACGAAGGCAGGCCGAACAGGACGCCGACCGCAGCCGCGCAGCAGCCGGCCAGGATGAAGGACAGCAGGATCGGGATGCCCTCCACCCGCAGCTGGAAATTGTAGGCAGCGTAGGCGCCCACCGCCATGAAGGCAGCCGAACCCAGGGACAGCTGGCCGGCGTAACCGGTCAGTATGTTCAGGCCCAGCGCCG
Coding sequences within it:
- a CDS encoding phenylacetate--CoA ligase family protein → MSDTLDFLEQRHPLQREADLMSGLPQLIARAQAATGWARILHGVAAGDIRDRAALAQLPLTRKSDLHELQAQQPPFGGLNTTPHRQLRRLYVSPGAIFDPEGYGQDWWRFARPMRALGLRAGDLIQNCFAYHFTPAAFMVEGAASKLGCAVIPAGIGQTELQVQAMSALRPDAYVGTPSFLKIIIEKAREMGADIGTVQRALLSAEALPPSLRQWFHDNGVPHVLQLYASADVGNIAYESLSNGRLNPGMILDEDLILEIVRPGSGDPVAAGEVGEVVLTSFNPDYPLIRFATGDLSAVLEGVSPCGRTNTRIKGWMGRADQVTKVRGMFVHPSQLAELLKRHPQVLKARLVVSGAMANDVMTLHCEVQDAPVSAAEQIADSLREITKLRGEVLFVAPGSLPNDGKVIEDARKYE
- a CDS encoding SDR family oxidoreductase, which encodes MSKQVIVITGASRGIGAATAHLAAARGYAVCVNYVHNRSAAEQVVETIRKAGGEALAVAGDVAVEADVLNLFQTVDAQLGKLTALVNNAGILERQMRVEEMDVARLQRVFSTNIVGSFLCAREAVRRMSTSLGGQGGSIVNLSSMAAKLGGPGEYVDYAASKGAIDAMTVGLAKEVAGQGIRVNAVRPGVIYTDIHASGGEPGRVDRVKDTVPMRRGGSADEVARAIMWLVSDEASYSTGAFIDVAGGR
- the kbl gene encoding glycine C-acetyltransferase translates to MTQDITTQAGAAGFYGHLRDELAGIEAAGLLKSERLILGPQGGKINTASGELINLCANNYLGLSSHPALIKAAHAALDSHGFGLSSVRFICGTQDIHRELEQRLATFLGTEDCILYAAAFDANGGLFEPLLGEQDAIISDALNHASIIDGVRLCKAKRYRYAHNDMEDLERCLKQAKADNARFSMVFTDGVFSMDGTVAQLDVIRQLCDQYGALLGVDDCHATGFMGARGRGTHEARGIFGKVDVITGTLGKALGGASGGFTAGRREVIDLLRQRSRPYLFSNTLMPAIVGASIEALNLLEASTELRDRLERNTVYFRKAITEAGFEIKPGTHPIVPLMVYDAVVAQNLSRRLYELGVYAVGFFYPVVPQGQARIRVQMSAVHDEATLQRAVRIFRQAGEELGLVKN
- a CDS encoding helix-turn-helix domain-containing protein; amino-acid sequence: MSSNSGKNLEDAPPKVGDTLVKLRQADGLSLDALSKRAGVSKSMLSQIERNQANPTVAVVWRLANALGVPISLLVDGNQPVAASIETLPSHATPSLRSRDGHCVLRILGPIELAGQFEWYELSVEPGGCLDSEAHEPASREHLTVLSGMLEVQSGSNITKIKVGETARYAADRPHYIKNVGKNAASALLVVIHNGGQ
- a CDS encoding ABC transporter ATP-binding protein, which produces MGTALNINNIEVIYDHVILVLKGVSLAVPEGKIVALLGANGAGKSTTLKAISNLLSAERGDVTKGSIEYKGERVDRLTPNDLVRRGVIQVMEGRHCFGHLTVEENLLTGAYTRQVSNIQVKRDLERIYDYFPRLKERRKSQSGYTSGGEQQMTAIGRAMMAKPSMILLDEPSMGLAPQVVEEIFEIVKDLNRRENVSFLLAEQNTMVALRYADFGYILENGRVVMEGAASELASNEDVKEFYLGVSGAGRKNFRDMKFYRRRKRWLA
- a CDS encoding branched-chain amino acid ABC transporter permease → MFYREAGQFKTSYIADSQIFPIRQDRIGMAILLAVAFVGIPLIGSEYWFSAILIPFLVFALAALGLNILTGYAGQLSLGSAAFMAVGAYAAYNFQLRVEGIPILLSFILAGCCAAAVGVLFGLPSLRIKGFYLAVATLAAQFFVIWVLTKFPWFSNDSSSGVISAQKIDLFGIAINSPVRKYLFVLAIVCVMALLAKNLVRSSTGRAWMAVRDMDVAAEVIGIRLMQTKLLAFAVSSFFCGVAGALYAFCYLGSVEPDGFSLDLSFRILFMIIVGGVGSILGAFLGSAFILLLPIFLDNVLPPLATWLHLPFTNATVSHIQMMLFGALIIFFLIVEPHGLARLWQITKEKLRLWPFPH
- a CDS encoding ABC transporter substrate-binding protein, whose protein sequence is MKNLKRIMLAMAAAASLLAPALPAMAQASDQFIAIPSYRVGPYGTNGQSYYGGYIDYLSYVNLKEGGINGVKLSWEECETEYNNAKGVECYERLKGKNPVTKGTAINAMATGIAYALIDKTAEDKVPLLMVGYGRTDAVDGSVFPYAFPLVTTYQMQVSAIVKYLASKNNGSLAGKKIVFLYHDSAYGKEPIVALEAEATLGKFKLVQIPVAHPGNEQGAQWLKIRQENPDYVIFWGWGVMNQTALKAAQKVGFARDKIIGSWWAGSEEDTVPAGDAAKGYLSATWNVSGKSVPLIADIEKVVYGAGKGNMQDKAKIGSILYNRGVSAALATVEAIRTAQAKYGKGKLMSGEDVRWGLENLNITNARLQQLGASGLLPEIKTSCDNHEGSGKIKIQQWDGGKWVLVSDWIEGNKNLIHPLFKASAAKYAKEKGITPACMK
- a CDS encoding glycine zipper 2TM domain-containing protein; translated protein: MKNLIVVAALVALSGCAVTPNSANVYTSHQAQGEQSVRMAVVDSVRPVTIDKNTGGGAGTLAGGALGAVGAGSLIGKGNGSIAAGVVGAVLGGIAGNQVENNLNQRPGLEITVRLSNGELRAITQDADERFNVGDRVRLLSSGGVTRVTH